In Pseudobdellovibrionaceae bacterium, the sequence GCGGGGGCGACGGCCGCCGTTCCCGAAGCGACCGGAAAAAAAGGGGCCTACGAAATCGCGGAAGAACTCTTCGGAAAAAAAGAGTGGCGCAAAGCCGTTCTCGCTTTCCAAAAGTTCCGTGATGAAAATCCGAAAAGTAAACGCTTCCCCAAGGCCACGCTGCGTATCGGGCAAGCTTTCCAGGAACTCGGGATGAAGGACGACGCGAAGACTTTCCTTGAGGAAGTCATCTCGAAGTATCCCAGCAGCGACGAGGCCAAGCAGGCCAAGACCTTGTTGAAAAAGAAGTAATGAGCCTCTATTTGGCGATTGAAACAAGTTGTGACGACACCTCGGTCGCCGTGGTGTCGCCGGATGGCCACGTCCGTCTGTGCCGCTCGCAAAGCCAAGACGCCAGCCATGCGATCTTCGGCGGGATCGTTCCCGAAATTGCCTCGCGCAATCACAGCCATTTCTTACTGCCGCTCATCGACAATGTCCTGCGCGATGCGGGAGCGAAGCCCGCGGATCTGTCGGGGATTGTCGTCACGAATCGTCCGGGATTGATCGGAAGTTTGATCGTGGGGGTCGTGACCGCGAAGTCCTTGGCCCTGGCATGGAATAAACCTTGGCTCGGCGTGAATCATTTGGAAGGTCATTTGCTCGCGCCGTTTCTGCGCGATGATTCCTATACGCCCGCTTTCGAGTTCGGCGAGCCTTACCTCGCGTTGACCGTGAGTGGGGGGCATTCCAGTCTTTACGATGTGGAAGGATTGGGACGCTACCATGTCTTGGGCGCGACGCTCGACGATGCCGCCGGCGAGGCCTACGACAAATTCGGCAAGATGTTGGGGCTCGGCTTTCCGGGCGGCGTGCAGGTTGATCGATTGGCGCAAGGCGGGGATCCCTCGAAGTACGCCTTCCCGCGGGGGCTGATGCATGAAGACACTTTGGACATGTCGTTTTCAGGTTTAAAAAGTGCGTCGCACCGATTGCTGTCCGCGATGGCGCCGGACGAGATGGAGCGCGAACGCGCGCATCTGTGCGCCGGCTTTCAACAGGCCGTGGTCGAAGTTCTTTTGCACAAGCTGGACAAGGCACGGAAAAAAACGGGACGTCGCCGCGTCGTCTTGACGGGTGGGGTGTCCGCGAACAGTGAGCTGCGTCGTCAGACCGAAGCGTGGGCGAAGCGCGTGAAGTGCGAGCTGGCGGTGCCGCCGCTGCGCTACTGTACGGACAACGCCGCGATGATCGGGCTGGTCGGCGCTTTGCGGATGGAGCGTGGCGAGCGCGCGACCATGAGCGACGGCCCCAGCCCGGCCTCGGCCACGGGAGATTTTCAATGAGTAAAGCGCGTGAACGTTTGAAAACCGTCCGGGAAGAACTCGGCATCCACGCGAAACGTTCGCTGGGTCAGAACTTTCTGGTTTCCGATCACGTGATCGAAAAAATCGTCAATGCGGGGGCCGGCTTTCAGCCGACCACGATCATCGAGGTCGGTCCGGGTTGCGGGGCGCTGACCTGGGAACTCAAAGAAGTCTGCGAACGACTGCAACTGATCGAGTTGGATCACGAACTGGCCGAATACTGGCGCGGCAAAAATTTCGACGTCATCGAAACCGACGCGCTCAAGTGGTCTTGGGATCTGGCGGAGTTTCCGGGGCGCAAAGTTTTCGTATCGAACCTTCCTTACCAGATTTCGTCGTCGATTTTGGTGGAGCGTTCGATCGACAAGGTTCCCTTGTCGGGCATGGTGCTGATGTTCCAGAAGGAAGTCGCGCAAAGAATCAAAGCGAAAGTCGGCGCCGAAGACTACGGTTTTCTGTCCGTGCTCGCGCAGACGTTCTGGGACGTGGAACTTCTGCTCGAGGCGGGGCCCCGCGATTTCGATCCCGCGCCACGGATCGCGAGCCGCGTTTTGACCTTCAATCCGCGCCAAGTACAGGTCGCGGATCGTCCAAAATATCTGAAATTTTTGAAGGCGTGCTTTCTGCACCCACGCAAAATCATGATCTCGAGCCTGATGGAAGGTTTGGGACGGCCCCGTGAAGAGTTGACCGCCGCCCTGGAAAAACGGGGTTTGGACCCCAAAATCCGGGCGGGCGAGCTGCGTTTGCAGCAATTCCTTGACCTGTACCGCGAGCTTGGGATGGAACAGAACTCGTGAGCGCGATCTGGATTGTCACCGAAAACCGCAAAGCCCGTTTTGACTACGAAATCACGCAGACTTTCGAGGCGGGATTGGTTTTGGTCGGCTCCGAAGTGAAGTCCATGCGGGATAAGCAGATGCAGCTGAAGGACAGCTACGTTTCGTTTCGCGGCTCGGAAGCTTACCTCCAGAACGCGCACATCGCCGTTTACAAATCGAGTTCGTACAACAATCACGAGCCCGAGCGTCTTCGTAAACTTCTTTTGAACCGTAGCGAGCTTGATAAAATCGACGCGGCCCTTCGCGAACGCGGACTTCAGTGCATTCCGCTGAAGGTCTATTTTAAAAAGGGGATCGCGAAGATTGAAATCGGAATCGCGCGCGGTAAAAAGCGCCACGACAAACGCGAGGCGATCAAGACGCGCGACGTGAACCGGGAGCTTCGGGCGGGACGGCGTGGATAGCGCGCTTCCACTCGTCGGGAAGTTCCGGGGACGGCGGTTTCAGATTCATCTGCTTGCGCTTCAGATCCATCAAAGAATGTAAGGCATTGAAGGCGTCCCGGTGTTCCGGCGGGATGTGGATCTTTTCCAGAAGCTTCAGCTCGGATTCGGCCTGGGCTTTCAAAGAACGATACAAATAGGAATAGGCCTCGGCCAGATCGCGGAAGTCGTCTTCCGAACGGATTTTGAAGTCGGGGGAACTCCAGTCACCGGTCGTGACCTTCCAGATGTGACGTTCCATCGAGATGAGCGGTCCAATGATGTTCGCGGTCATCTTCAGTCCCACCCAAGTGGTCACCACGATGAGCGAGGAGATCGAGAAAATGCTGAAGCCGATCAGCCACCACATTTCGCGGCGCAGGTGCTCCAACAGTTGGGGTTCGGCGACGCGGGCCAGACGGTTGAAGATGGCGTAGTTCTGATTCAGGAAGTACCAGCTGGGCGCCATGAAGAAGCTCAGCGAGACCAGCAGGAAAACCATCAGCGACAGCGTGTACTTCCATTGGAACTGAGAATTGACGACACGGAAAACCCGGTGCGCGGGTTTTTTGAAGAAGGGGCCTTCATGGCTTTTATCAAAGAGTCTTCGTCCGTAAATCATCTTCACGTTTTTTCGTCGATTTCCGTTTTTTCTTGAGACAGACTGAACCTATTCCCGACCTTGGGCGGGCGCTTAAAATGGCGCTCGCGGAAAACCGGACGGGTGGACGGGCGAACGTGGAGGTTCCAGATGGCGCGCAAAAAAACGCGGAACGTGCGGCGAGTAACCACGACCTTGGTCGGTTTGGCGTTGGTGGCTTCGGGCTGTCAGTCGACCTCGGATCAGAACCGCTACAAACCCACCGACGAGAAACCGCCGCTGGTCGACGCGAAGTACTCGCTGAGCGCCGATCGCGAAAAGCTCGAACAGCTGCGCCACGAAGTCCCCACGGACACGAAGCAGGCCAATGACGAAGAGGCTCTGATTCTTCAGCTTTTCCAGGACACAAAACGTGAGCCCTCCGAGATCCGCCGGACCTTCGACCAGATGGTGCGCAAGAAGCGTGAAGCCATGGACCGGGACATCAAGAAGGAGCGCGACGAATTCGGTCGCAACGAAAAGAGTGCCCGCGATCAGTTTTTGAAAGAGCAGTCGCGCGCGCGCGACGTGAATCGGGGCAAGAAACTTGGCCGCGAAGAGACGAAACGTTTCTTCGACGATCAGGACGCCGCCCGCCGCGAGTTCTTCGCGAACGAGCGCGACAAACGTCAAGACTTTGAATCGCAGATCCGCGAAAAGCGAAAGAACTTCGAGGATTACAGCCGTTCGAAAACGAACGAGTTCAACTCGGAAATGCGGTCTTTCGAAAAGCGCAAGCGCGACGAAGCCGAGGCCGCGAAGAAAGCGGCGAAGGAAAAAGAGCAAGCCGCGAAAAAGTAGGTCGTTTTACAGGCGGGCGAAGAGCTCGCGGTACAGGTCCATGACCGTCGCGGCCATGCGGTTTTTCTCGGGTTCGGATTGGTAGAAGAACTCCAGCCCCAGCCAACGGCCGTCGGGGCGGTGGGGTTGCTTGCTTTGGTGTTTCACCGTGCAGATGACGGGGAAGTCCGGGCGGCCCGGAAGTCTCAAGATCCCCTTGAAGGTCGTGCCCGGCTTCATGTCCAGGTCCAGGGGCGGCAACTCGACTTTGCATCCGCCACCGCTCAAATCGACGACGTGGAAGCTTTGGTTGAAAGGCGCGCCGAACAGCTCCGGAATCTGAATCGTCCCGCGAAAACCGGCGGGCAGGCGCAGGCGGAAGAACTCGCGGCGCTGGACGCGGAAGAGTTTTTTCTCCATCGAGAGCGATACGAACTCACCGTCACGGTGAAAGGGCACGTTCGAAATGTATTTCTGCGCATTCGTTTGGAATTGCAGAATGAGTTCACCGGACTTGAAGTTGAAATTGTCGTCCGTCGGCACGCAAAGCAGCGAGCTTCCCTGAACCAATCGCGGGGCAAGGACGTGCACGATGTCGTCTTTTTGCTCGGCCACGCGCACGATCACTTCCTGTTGGCCTTTGATCACGTCGTAGATGATTTTCATTTTTTCGGAAGGATCCGAAACCAGTTGGAAGATGTTATTCGGGCCCAGATCGATCATGCGTGACATGACTTTATTTTGCGGCAGACGTGCGCGAAGTCAACGTAGGTACGCGGTTAGGCGCCACGTTTGACCTTCTCATAGACCTTGAGCGCGGCCGCGCGGCGCCGCAGATCGGCTTCGGTCCTTTTGTTTTGGCCGTCACGTTTACGGTTGATGAACTCGACCAGATTATTGAGTCCCGGCGCGGCTGCGATCTTTGGATCGTCGGAGGCGCGCGGGGCCGGATCGGGAAGGTCCTTCAACCACGTTTTGAGGAAAGACATGGACTGAGTTTACCATTCCGGAGGCCGTCAAGAGGAAGCGTCAGTTTGAGACGGGAATGCCGGTGATCTTTTCGTCGGCGTCGGACGTGCGCCGCGTTTGATTTTGGGAAAGGCTCGAGTTCACAACGAGACCCGCCAGCACCATGTACCACGCGAGCAAAACGTAGATCATCAGCGCCGGTAACGTCGCGAAGCTACCGTACACTTTCGAATAGTTGAAGACTTGCTTTACGAGGAATCCGAACGAGCTTTGCACCAAAAATAGTCCCGCCAAGCTGACGAAGCTCGCGGTGA encodes:
- a CDS encoding PilZ domain-containing protein is translated as MSRMIDLGPNNIFQLVSDPSEKMKIIYDVIKGQQEVIVRVAEQKDDIVHVLAPRLVQGSSLLCVPTDDNFNFKSGELILQFQTNAQKYISNVPFHRDGEFVSLSMEKKLFRVQRREFFRLRLPAGFRGTIQIPELFGAPFNQSFHVVDLSGGGCKVELPPLDLDMKPGTTFKGILRLPGRPDFPVICTVKHQSKQPHRPDGRWLGLEFFYQSEPEKNRMAATVMDLYRELFARL
- the smpB gene encoding SsrA-binding protein SmpB, which produces MSAIWIVTENRKARFDYEITQTFEAGLVLVGSEVKSMRDKQMQLKDSYVSFRGSEAYLQNAHIAVYKSSSYNNHEPERLRKLLLNRSELDKIDAALRERGLQCIPLKVYFKKGIAKIEIGIARGKKRHDKREAIKTRDVNRELRAGRRG
- the tsaD gene encoding tRNA (adenosine(37)-N6)-threonylcarbamoyltransferase complex transferase subunit TsaD yields the protein MSLYLAIETSCDDTSVAVVSPDGHVRLCRSQSQDASHAIFGGIVPEIASRNHSHFLLPLIDNVLRDAGAKPADLSGIVVTNRPGLIGSLIVGVVTAKSLALAWNKPWLGVNHLEGHLLAPFLRDDSYTPAFEFGEPYLALTVSGGHSSLYDVEGLGRYHVLGATLDDAAGEAYDKFGKMLGLGFPGGVQVDRLAQGGDPSKYAFPRGLMHEDTLDMSFSGLKSASHRLLSAMAPDEMERERAHLCAGFQQAVVEVLLHKLDKARKKTGRRRVVLTGGVSANSELRRQTEAWAKRVKCELAVPPLRYCTDNAAMIGLVGALRMERGERATMSDGPSPASATGDFQ
- the rsmA gene encoding ribosomal RNA small subunit methyltransferase A, which codes for MSKARERLKTVREELGIHAKRSLGQNFLVSDHVIEKIVNAGAGFQPTTIIEVGPGCGALTWELKEVCERLQLIELDHELAEYWRGKNFDVIETDALKWSWDLAEFPGRKVFVSNLPYQISSSILVERSIDKVPLSGMVLMFQKEVAQRIKAKVGAEDYGFLSVLAQTFWDVELLLEAGPRDFDPAPRIASRVLTFNPRQVQVADRPKYLKFLKACFLHPRKIMISSLMEGLGRPREELTAALEKRGLDPKIRAGELRLQQFLDLYRELGMEQNS